The following proteins are encoded in a genomic region of Paenibacillus sp. FSL R7-0273:
- the rseP gene encoding RIP metalloprotease RseP, with amino-acid sequence MEMVRVVFLTVLMFFVLVTVHEWGHYYFARRAGILVREFAIGFGPKLFSYRRGETQFTLRLLPFGGYARMAGEDPEIVEIGQGQMIAVRLGQDNKVKNIYLDSLDTRRNVIRGEAQFTDLEDELKIRLDVDGEVTTYDVHPQAMMIKGGQQTQIAPKDRQFGSKTVGQRALAIVAGPVMNFILAFVLFALHLQLAGIPIENPTVVRIGEISAGMPAEEAGLQVGDIVVSVNGEQIGGDYMKMINLTSASQGKEMDWVLQRGSETYEVTMIPRTMEGQEGGKVGVTRDVETRKAGFGETITKSGTAMVTTTELIFTGFKQLINNFSLDDVSGPVGTAQMTGRIAQQGIEYLTYWAAILSLYLGIFNLLPVPALDGSRLVFLGVEALRGKPVDPNREGMVHFVGFALLFLVVIVVTYNDILRLITG; translated from the coding sequence ATGGAAATGGTAAGGGTCGTTTTTTTAACGGTGCTTATGTTTTTTGTTCTGGTGACTGTCCATGAATGGGGACATTATTACTTCGCCAGACGCGCCGGTATTCTTGTACGTGAATTTGCTATCGGTTTCGGCCCGAAACTGTTTTCTTATAGACGCGGTGAAACCCAGTTCACGCTCCGGCTGCTGCCTTTTGGCGGCTATGCGCGGATGGCAGGGGAGGATCCTGAAATTGTTGAAATCGGCCAGGGGCAGATGATTGCGGTCAGGCTCGGGCAGGACAACAAGGTCAAGAATATCTATCTTGATTCGCTGGACACCCGCAGAAATGTAATCCGCGGAGAAGCGCAGTTTACCGATCTTGAGGATGAGCTCAAAATCCGTCTCGATGTAGACGGCGAGGTTACTACCTATGACGTGCATCCGCAGGCGATGATGATCAAAGGCGGACAGCAGACCCAAATTGCCCCTAAAGACCGTCAGTTCGGCAGCAAAACCGTCGGACAGCGTGCCTTGGCTATCGTAGCCGGACCGGTAATGAACTTCATTCTGGCGTTTGTGCTGTTTGCGCTGCATCTGCAGCTTGCAGGCATTCCAATCGAGAATCCTACCGTGGTCAGAATCGGTGAAATATCTGCAGGCATGCCGGCAGAAGAGGCCGGTTTACAGGTGGGGGATATCGTAGTCTCTGTTAACGGTGAGCAAATCGGCGGAGATTATATGAAAATGATTAACCTGACCTCGGCTTCCCAGGGCAAAGAGATGGACTGGGTGCTGCAGCGCGGGAGTGAAACCTATGAAGTCACGATGATTCCCCGGACAATGGAAGGGCAAGAAGGGGGCAAAGTAGGGGTCACACGGGATGTAGAGACACGCAAAGCCGGCTTTGGCGAGACGATTACCAAATCAGGCACAGCCATGGTTACTACAACTGAACTGATCTTTACCGGATTTAAGCAGCTGATCAACAACTTCAGCCTGGATGATGTTTCCGGTCCTGTAGGCACGGCCCAGATGACGGGAAGAATTGCCCAGCAGGGCATAGAATATCTCACTTACTGGGCGGCCATTCTCAGCCTGTACCTCGGGATCTTTAATCTGCTGCCCGTTCCGGCGCTGGACGGAAGCCGTCTGGTCTTCCTGGGTGTCGAAGCGCTGCGCGGCAAGCCGGTGGATCCGAACCGTGAGGGGATGGTCCATTTTGTCGGCTTCGCCCTGCTGTTCCTGGTTGTAATCGTTGTAACCTATAATGATATATTGCGCCTGATTACAGGCTGA
- a CDS encoding phosphatidate cytidylyltransferase translates to MKQRLITGIVAGALFLGLCAIGGWSYHLLLTAMALVGLYEFVKMTGLAPFSGTALLGYASIIGFMIPWGLLDAAAWLSWEQGVWLLLLVFLLVTVFSKNKLDIKLTALLFTGIVYIGTGFSYMGTARAAGDGHGLFWTLLLLCCIWGSDAGAYFVGRSFGKNKLWPAISPNKTIEGALGGVAISVIISVIFAVFAPNLLTIGQALLIGLSAAVFGQLGDLVQSAYKRVYGIKDSGSLLPGHGGILDRCDSWIIVFPFVHIVMLMPYY, encoded by the coding sequence TTGAAGCAACGACTCATTACCGGAATTGTTGCCGGGGCGCTGTTCTTGGGCCTTTGTGCGATCGGGGGCTGGTCCTATCACCTCCTGCTGACTGCCATGGCGCTTGTAGGGTTATATGAATTTGTCAAAATGACGGGGCTCGCTCCTTTTAGCGGCACAGCCCTGCTTGGTTACGCTTCAATTATCGGCTTCATGATCCCCTGGGGATTGCTGGATGCTGCCGCCTGGCTGTCATGGGAACAGGGAGTATGGCTATTATTGCTGGTTTTCCTGCTGGTAACAGTATTCAGTAAAAACAAACTTGATATTAAGCTTACAGCGCTATTATTTACCGGAATTGTATACATAGGAACGGGTTTTTCCTATATGGGTACCGCCCGGGCTGCAGGTGACGGTCACGGGCTGTTCTGGACGCTGCTGCTGCTGTGCTGTATCTGGGGCAGTGACGCAGGTGCTTACTTTGTCGGCAGAAGCTTCGGGAAAAACAAGCTGTGGCCGGCAATCAGCCCCAACAAAACCATTGAGGGTGCGCTCGGCGGTGTGGCGATTTCCGTGATCATCTCGGTAATATTTGCTGTGTTCGCTCCTAATCTGCTGACAATTGGACAGGCACTGCTGATCGGCTTGTCTGCCGCTGTTTTCGGCCAGCTTGGTGATCTGGTGCAGTCTGCCTATAAACGGGTGTACGGTATTAAGGATTCAGGCTCGCTGCTGCCTGGTCATGGTGGCATTCTTGACCGCTGCGACAGCTGGATTATCGTATTTCCTTTCGTACATATCGTAATGCTGATGCCTTACTATTAA
- a CDS encoding PolC-type DNA polymerase III, protein MEQNAERRKRFELLMKQGEIPPALIDPYFLDGQIERVEISRGNKDWHIVISKDSLVPAQMYRTFCLRMREKLQHIAKVSFLFLYDEEKVDRQGVVQEYWGLFLEWAQREIPSVNGWLTRSAQELQDSTLVLSLNDKMSLELARKKGIEGAIIKFYDKYFGLELKVKLQIAENESSKADAYEEFQQKLQQEQREIVEMMMMNSSEPEEPEEEADPGEVIKLQVGYEIKEQATPILQIQDEEKKITIQGTIFGLESKELRNGNTLFTYFITDFTDSLQIKMFAKTKEDLKIMSQLANGKWVRARGKVEYDRFMQIPELVMIPSDLSEVNAPPARKDNAKQKRVEFHLHTTMSTMDAVTPIGEYIKTAAKWGHPAIAVSDHGNVQSFPEANHAVHKHKIKMLYGVEANVVNDAVNIVENAQPMDLKTATYVVFDIETTGLSITRNNITELAAIKMCEGKEIGRYTTFVNPHEKIPYHIQQLTNITDEMVKDAPDLEPVLKEFVEFIGDAVLVAHNARFDMGFIQASLRKLGQPELPNPSLDTLELARLLYPSMKNHRLNTLADKYKVLLESHHRAVDDTIALGGILTGLLNDAEKLKNLTRLERLNDYVGNDLSNVRPFHCGIYALNPTGKKNLYKLISMSHTEYFKRVPCIPKSKLEQYRDGLIVISGCERGEFFETVLNKTVEEAMEVAQFYDVLEIQPLTMYMHLVDKGFVATAEDLRDVVRKICEIGEQMNKPVIATGNVHYLEPRQKLFRDITIHGITGFSPLKDQVKPDAHFRTTDEMLTEFEFLGTEKAMEVVVTNTVELAGRFEEYDLFPSELFTPNIEGADDEIRSTCYNTAKSIYGEELPEVVVARLEKELAPIIKFGFSANYLISERLVKKSNQDGYLVGSRGSVGSSVVATFLGISEVNPLPAHYICLNPECKHNEWFLDGSIPSGFDLPDKTCPDCGGRLKGEGQDIPFETFLGFKGDKVPDIDLNFSGEYQPNAHNFTKTMFGPDNVFRAGTIGTVAEKTAFGFTKKYEEHHQKRWRGAEVNRLAAGCTGVKRSTGQHPGGIVVLPDYMEIEDITPVQFPADDVTAEWKTTHFDYHAFDANLLKLDILGHDDPTMMRMLQDLTGVDPTTIPMNDPKVMSMFNSTEALGVRPEQIRTPVATYGVPEMGTKFVRQMLIESKPSSFADLLQISGLSHGTGVWLGNAQELIKNNTCNIKTVIGCRDDIMLYLIYKAGMDASLAFKITESVRKGKGLPPEWIDEMKKCKVPQWYIDSCLKIQYMFPKAHAAAYVISAVRTAYFKLYHPIEYYATYFSVRAADFDIELCCKGYEAINRQISEIEAKGFQALPKEKAMLPVLEMALEMTARGFTFMNIDLYRSDANRFTVDGKSLIPPFSALAGIGENAAINIAAAKDAGEFLSIEDFQQKSKASKTVIELLTGMGCFRGLPESNQLSLF, encoded by the coding sequence ATGGAACAGAACGCGGAGAGAAGAAAAAGGTTCGAGCTCCTGATGAAGCAGGGGGAAATTCCGCCTGCGCTGATTGATCCCTATTTTTTGGACGGACAGATTGAGCGGGTAGAGATCAGCCGGGGTAATAAGGACTGGCATATTGTCATATCCAAGGATAGTCTTGTTCCGGCACAGATGTACCGGACATTTTGTTTGAGAATGCGTGAGAAGCTGCAGCATATTGCCAAGGTTAGCTTCCTGTTTTTATATGATGAGGAGAAGGTTGACAGGCAAGGGGTTGTACAGGAGTACTGGGGACTGTTTCTGGAGTGGGCGCAGCGGGAAATTCCTTCGGTTAACGGCTGGCTGACCCGGTCTGCGCAGGAGCTTCAGGACAGTACGCTTGTGCTTAGCCTGAATGACAAGATGTCACTGGAGCTGGCCCGCAAAAAGGGAATCGAAGGCGCCATTATCAAATTTTACGATAAATATTTCGGGCTGGAGCTGAAGGTCAAGCTGCAGATTGCCGAGAATGAGAGCAGTAAAGCGGATGCCTATGAGGAATTCCAGCAGAAGCTGCAGCAGGAGCAGCGCGAAATCGTTGAAATGATGATGATGAACAGCAGCGAACCGGAAGAGCCGGAGGAAGAAGCCGATCCGGGTGAGGTAATCAAGCTTCAGGTCGGCTATGAAATCAAGGAGCAGGCTACACCGATTCTGCAGATACAGGATGAGGAGAAGAAAATTACGATTCAGGGTACGATTTTTGGCCTGGAGAGCAAAGAGCTGCGCAACGGCAATACCCTGTTCACCTACTTTATAACGGATTTTACGGATTCCCTGCAGATAAAAATGTTCGCCAAAACCAAGGAAGACCTGAAAATTATGAGCCAGCTGGCCAACGGCAAGTGGGTTAGAGCGCGCGGCAAGGTTGAATACGACCGGTTCATGCAGATTCCTGAGCTGGTAATGATTCCATCGGATCTGTCCGAGGTAAACGCACCGCCGGCCCGCAAGGATAATGCCAAGCAAAAACGGGTCGAATTCCACCTGCACACAACAATGAGCACAATGGATGCCGTCACGCCGATCGGTGAGTACATCAAAACGGCCGCCAAATGGGGCCACCCGGCAATTGCAGTCTCTGATCACGGTAACGTGCAGAGTTTTCCGGAAGCCAACCATGCAGTCCATAAGCATAAAATCAAAATGCTCTACGGTGTGGAAGCCAACGTCGTCAACGATGCGGTTAATATTGTGGAAAATGCACAGCCGATGGATCTCAAGACAGCAACCTATGTCGTATTCGATATCGAGACCACCGGTTTGTCCATCACACGCAATAATATTACTGAGCTTGCCGCCATTAAAATGTGCGAGGGCAAGGAGATCGGCCGTTATACAACCTTCGTCAATCCGCATGAAAAAATCCCGTACCACATCCAGCAGCTGACCAACATTACCGATGAAATGGTTAAGGATGCTCCTGACCTGGAGCCGGTGCTGAAGGAGTTCGTCGAATTTATAGGCGATGCTGTTCTGGTTGCCCATAATGCGCGGTTTGATATGGGCTTTATTCAGGCATCCCTGCGTAAGCTGGGCCAGCCTGAGCTGCCGAACCCGTCGCTCGACACGCTGGAGCTTGCGCGGCTGCTGTATCCGAGCATGAAGAATCACCGGCTGAATACGTTGGCGGATAAATATAAGGTGCTGCTGGAAAGCCATCACCGCGCGGTTGATGATACGATTGCGCTCGGGGGCATCCTGACCGGTCTCCTGAACGATGCCGAGAAGCTGAAGAATCTGACCCGGCTGGAGCGCTTGAACGACTATGTCGGCAATGATTTGTCCAACGTCCGGCCGTTCCACTGCGGAATCTATGCCCTTAATCCGACCGGCAAAAAGAATCTGTACAAGCTGATCTCGATGAGCCATACGGAGTACTTCAAGCGCGTGCCGTGCATCCCGAAATCGAAGCTTGAGCAGTACCGCGACGGGCTGATCGTTATTTCCGGCTGTGAGCGCGGAGAGTTTTTTGAGACGGTGCTTAACAAGACGGTTGAGGAAGCGATGGAGGTTGCCCAGTTCTATGATGTTCTGGAAATCCAGCCGCTGACGATGTATATGCATCTTGTGGATAAGGGTTTTGTTGCAACCGCTGAAGATTTAAGGGATGTTGTGCGCAAAATCTGCGAGATCGGCGAACAGATGAACAAGCCGGTTATTGCCACGGGCAATGTGCATTATCTGGAGCCGCGCCAAAAGCTGTTCCGCGATATCACGATCCACGGGATTACCGGGTTCAGCCCGCTGAAGGATCAGGTCAAGCCGGACGCCCATTTCCGGACAACGGATGAGATGCTGACAGAGTTTGAATTCCTGGGCACGGAAAAAGCGATGGAGGTTGTTGTCACGAACACCGTAGAGCTTGCCGGCCGTTTTGAGGAATACGACTTGTTCCCGAGTGAGCTGTTTACACCGAATATTGAAGGAGCGGACGACGAAATCCGCAGCACCTGCTATAACACAGCCAAGTCAATTTATGGTGAGGAGCTCCCGGAGGTTGTAGTGGCCCGTCTGGAAAAAGAGCTTGCACCTATTATCAAATTTGGCTTCTCCGCCAACTATCTGATCTCGGAGCGGCTTGTTAAAAAGTCTAACCAGGACGGATATCTCGTAGGCTCCCGTGGCTCGGTCGGCTCGTCTGTAGTCGCGACCTTCCTCGGCATCTCCGAGGTTAACCCGCTGCCGGCCCATTACATTTGCCTGAATCCGGAATGCAAGCACAATGAATGGTTTCTGGATGGCAGTATACCGAGCGGTTTTGACCTGCCTGACAAGACCTGTCCGGATTGCGGCGGCAGGCTGAAGGGCGAGGGGCAGGATATTCCGTTTGAGACCTTCCTGGGTTTCAAAGGGGATAAGGTTCCCGATATCGACCTTAACTTTTCGGGGGAATATCAGCCTAATGCCCATAACTTTACCAAAACGATGTTCGGGCCGGATAACGTCTTCCGTGCAGGAACGATCGGTACAGTAGCGGAGAAGACCGCCTTCGGATTCACCAAGAAATATGAGGAGCATCATCAGAAGCGCTGGCGGGGCGCCGAAGTCAACCGTCTGGCCGCCGGCTGTACTGGCGTTAAGCGCAGTACCGGACAGCACCCCGGCGGGATTGTCGTGCTGCCGGATTATATGGAGATTGAAGATATTACTCCAGTCCAGTTCCCGGCGGATGATGTTACAGCAGAGTGGAAAACAACACACTTTGACTATCATGCCTTTGATGCCAACCTGCTGAAGCTTGATATTCTGGGCCACGATGATCCGACCATGATGCGCATGCTGCAGGATCTGACCGGAGTCGACCCGACCACCATTCCGATGAACGATCCGAAGGTTATGAGCATGTTCAACTCAACTGAGGCGCTTGGTGTCCGCCCGGAACAGATTCGGACCCCTGTAGCTACCTATGGGGTACCGGAAATGGGTACCAAATTCGTCCGTCAGATGCTGATCGAGTCGAAGCCGTCCAGTTTCGCCGACTTACTGCAGATTTCCGGACTCTCCCACGGTACCGGCGTCTGGCTGGGCAACGCACAGGAGCTGATCAAGAACAACACCTGCAACATCAAGACCGTAATCGGCTGCCGTGACGATATTATGCTGTATCTGATCTATAAGGCGGGCATGGATGCCAGCCTTGCTTTTAAAATTACGGAAAGTGTGCGTAAAGGTAAGGGGCTGCCTCCTGAATGGATCGACGAAATGAAGAAGTGCAAGGTGCCGCAATGGTACATTGATTCTTGTCTGAAGATCCAGTACATGTTCCCGAAGGCGCATGCCGCCGCATATGTTATTTCCGCGGTGCGCACAGCCTATTTTAAGCTGTATCATCCGATTGAATATTATGCGACATACTTCTCGGTACGCGCAGCCGATTTTGACATTGAGCTCTGCTGCAAGGGCTATGAAGCGATTAACCGTCAGATCAGTGAGATTGAAGCCAAGGGCTTCCAGGCGCTGCCAAAAGAAAAAGCCATGCTGCCGGTGCTGGAGATGGCGCTTGAGATGACGGCCCGCGGCTTCACCTTTATGAATATCGATCTGTACCGTTCCGATGCCAACCGCTTCACTGTGGATGGCAAAAGCCTGATTCCGCCATTCTCTGCGCTTGCCGGAATCGGCGAAAATGCGGCGATCAATATTGCTGCCGCGAAGGATGCGGGCGAGTTCCTGTCCATTGAGGATTTCCAGCAGAAATCCAAAGCAAGCAAGACCGTAATTGAGCTGCTGACAGGCATGGGCTGCTTCCGCGGCCTGCCGGAGAGCAATCAGCTATCATTATTCTAA
- the proS gene encoding proline--tRNA ligase has translation MAKDKQFVTEITPQSEDFSRWYIDVIKKADLMDYSPVRGCIVFKPEGYEIWEHIQEEMNRRLKATGHRNAYFPVFIPESFFQKEKDHIEGFNPELPWVTEAGGDVLEERLAVRPTSETMFGHMYSKWIQSYRDLPVLINQWANVVRWEKRTLPFIRTTEFLWQEGHTAHENETEAREETMRMLENYRDFVETFLAIPVVTGQKTPSERFAGAVDTYSIEAMMKDGRAVQAATSHYLGTKFAEAFEIQYLSRENVLEHVHTTSWGSTTRLIGSLIMVHGDDRGLALPPKVAPTQVIMIPIGPPKTREAVIGRTDELFKQLKDAGVRVRVDDRADLTPGWKFNEYEMRGVPVRLELGPRDMENGVCVLVSRVTGEKKVIQQDNLVAEVQAMLEQVHNEMFERALKFREDHFYSADTLEEMKASMEEKRGFALAGWCGTEECEDKVKEVTGAGSRNIPFNPAEQKTTCICCGKPAKHTVVFAKAY, from the coding sequence ATGGCTAAAGATAAGCAGTTCGTTACGGAAATAACGCCGCAAAGCGAGGATTTCTCGCGCTGGTATATTGATGTAATCAAAAAAGCGGATCTGATGGATTATTCGCCGGTCCGCGGCTGTATCGTATTCAAACCGGAGGGCTACGAAATCTGGGAGCATATCCAGGAGGAAATGAACCGCCGCCTCAAAGCGACCGGACACCGTAACGCCTACTTCCCTGTGTTCATTCCGGAGAGCTTTTTCCAGAAGGAAAAGGATCATATCGAAGGCTTCAATCCGGAGCTGCCGTGGGTAACTGAGGCCGGCGGAGATGTGCTGGAGGAACGTCTGGCTGTCCGTCCGACCTCGGAAACCATGTTCGGGCACATGTACTCCAAATGGATCCAGTCCTATCGTGACCTGCCGGTGCTGATCAACCAGTGGGCGAATGTGGTACGCTGGGAAAAACGCACGCTGCCGTTCATCCGGACTACAGAGTTCCTGTGGCAGGAAGGCCATACGGCGCATGAGAATGAAACCGAAGCTAGGGAAGAAACCATGCGGATGCTGGAGAACTACCGTGATTTCGTGGAGACCTTCCTGGCGATTCCGGTTGTTACCGGCCAGAAGACGCCTTCAGAGCGGTTTGCCGGTGCAGTGGACACTTACTCCATTGAAGCGATGATGAAGGATGGACGGGCTGTTCAGGCCGCCACTTCCCATTATCTTGGAACCAAGTTCGCGGAAGCATTTGAAATTCAGTATCTAAGCCGCGAGAATGTACTGGAGCACGTGCATACTACTTCGTGGGGATCTACTACCCGCCTGATCGGCTCGCTGATCATGGTTCACGGGGATGACCGCGGACTTGCGCTTCCGCCTAAGGTTGCTCCGACTCAGGTTATCATGATTCCGATTGGACCGCCTAAGACCCGTGAAGCCGTAATCGGCCGGACGGACGAGCTGTTCAAGCAGCTGAAGGATGCCGGGGTGCGTGTGCGTGTAGACGACCGCGCGGATCTGACACCAGGCTGGAAGTTCAATGAATATGAAATGCGCGGAGTGCCTGTGCGTCTTGAGCTGGGACCGCGTGATATGGAAAACGGCGTCTGCGTGCTTGTTTCCCGTGTGACCGGCGAGAAGAAGGTAATTCAGCAGGACAATCTTGTAGCAGAGGTTCAAGCCATGCTGGAGCAGGTGCATAACGAAATGTTCGAGCGTGCGCTGAAATTCCGCGAGGATCACTTCTATTCTGCGGATACGCTTGAAGAAATGAAGGCCTCGATGGAGGAGAAGCGCGGCTTTGCCCTGGCAGGCTGGTGCGGAACCGAGGAATGCGAGGATAAGGTAAAAGAAGTAACGGGTGCGGGCAGCCGCAATATTCCGTTTAATCCGGCAGAACAGAAGACCACCTGTATCTGCTGCGGTAAGCCGGCCAAGCATACGGTTGTTTTTGCCAAAGCCTATTAA
- a CDS encoding 1-deoxy-D-xylulose-5-phosphate reductoisomerase — protein sequence MKRISILGSTGSIGTQTLDVVAMHPEQFIVDGLAAGGNTDLLLEQVRRFNPRRVSVSTKQHADAIRSSLPKDVELYYGNEGLVEIAAGGDAQTVVTALVGSIGLESTLAAIEAGRHIGLANKETLVTAGHLVTELAGRKGVKLLPVDSEHSAIFQCLNGENRADIAAITVTASGGSFRDYSRDQLDNVTVEDALRHPNWTMGAKITIDSATMVNKGLEVIEAHWLFGLPYEQINVLLHPESIIHSYVEFCDSSIIAQLGSPDMRVPIQYALTYPDRWPSPASRLSLAEIGRLTFREMDYVRYPLLKLAMECGKAGGTATTAYNAANEVAVARFLRREISFLHIEEIIDEVLQRHVNVDRPDLQQIEHCDTVTRGIAAKL from the coding sequence GTGAAAAGAATAAGCATTCTCGGCTCCACCGGCTCCATAGGCACACAGACACTGGATGTGGTTGCCATGCATCCGGAGCAGTTTATAGTGGACGGCCTGGCTGCGGGCGGCAACACGGACCTGCTGCTGGAGCAGGTCCGCCGTTTTAACCCGCGCCGTGTATCGGTCTCTACGAAGCAGCATGCGGATGCCATCCGGTCCAGCCTGCCTAAGGATGTCGAGCTTTACTACGGTAATGAAGGTCTGGTGGAAATTGCAGCCGGAGGGGATGCCCAGACGGTTGTAACTGCGCTGGTGGGCAGCATCGGCCTGGAGTCCACGCTTGCTGCAATTGAAGCCGGACGCCACATCGGGCTGGCCAACAAAGAAACGCTCGTGACTGCAGGCCATCTGGTAACAGAGCTGGCCGGCCGTAAGGGAGTGAAGCTCCTGCCGGTTGACAGCGAGCATTCCGCTATTTTTCAGTGCCTGAACGGTGAGAACCGCGCAGATATTGCTGCCATAACAGTTACGGCTTCCGGGGGCTCTTTCCGGGATTACAGCCGTGACCAGCTGGACAATGTTACTGTTGAAGATGCACTGCGTCACCCCAACTGGACTATGGGAGCCAAGATTACGATTGACTCGGCTACCATGGTCAACAAGGGCCTTGAGGTTATTGAAGCCCACTGGCTGTTCGGTCTTCCGTATGAGCAGATTAATGTATTACTGCATCCGGAGAGTATTATACATTCCTATGTGGAATTTTGTGACAGCAGCATTATCGCCCAGCTGGGCAGCCCGGATATGCGTGTACCGATTCAGTATGCCCTTACTTATCCGGACCGCTGGCCTTCACCGGCTTCCCGGCTGTCACTCGCCGAAATCGGCCGCCTGACCTTCCGTGAAATGGATTATGTCCGGTATCCGCTGCTTAAGCTGGCAATGGAATGCGGCAAGGCCGGCGGGACGGCAACCACCGCGTATAATGCGGCGAATGAGGTGGCGGTGGCCCGCTTCCTGCGCCGTGAAATTTCCTTTTTACACATTGAAGAGATCATTGACGAGGTACTGCAGCGGCATGTGAATGTGGACAGGCCGGATCTGCAGCAGATTGAGCATTGCGATACAGTAACCCGGGGAATTGCAGCTAAGCTCTAA
- a CDS encoding isoprenyl transferase: MIKRIQAWLSRNDRQEEQPAEISPDNIPRHIAIIMDGNGRWAKRRGLPRIVGHQNGMKAVKRATIAADDLGVEFLTMYAFSTENWKRPKDEVDFLMKLPVEFLALELDELIEKNVQVRVMGDSEALPSHTRKAMEEAIERTKHNTGLVLNFALNYGGRKELEDCMRELGNEIKAGKLLPEEITSELIDSRLLSGGLPDPDLLIRTSGEMRLSNFMLWQVAYSEFWFTDAYWPEFDKTHLMQAVAEYQRRTRRYGGLK, encoded by the coding sequence ATGATCAAACGGATTCAAGCATGGCTTAGCCGTAATGACAGGCAGGAGGAACAGCCTGCTGAGATCTCCCCGGACAATATTCCCCGGCACATAGCAATTATTATGGACGGGAACGGACGCTGGGCGAAACGGCGCGGCCTTCCGCGCATTGTCGGTCATCAAAACGGAATGAAGGCTGTAAAGCGGGCTACCATCGCTGCTGATGATCTGGGAGTAGAATTCCTGACGATGTATGCTTTTTCAACGGAGAACTGGAAGCGGCCCAAGGATGAGGTCGATTTCCTGATGAAGCTGCCCGTGGAATTCCTTGCACTTGAACTGGATGAGCTGATTGAAAAAAATGTGCAGGTACGTGTAATGGGTGACAGTGAAGCCTTGCCTTCCCATACCCGCAAAGCGATGGAAGAGGCTATTGAGCGGACGAAGCACAATACCGGACTTGTCTTGAATTTCGCGCTGAATTACGGCGGGCGTAAAGAGCTTGAGGACTGTATGCGTGAGCTTGGTAATGAGATTAAGGCCGGCAAGCTGTTGCCGGAGGAGATCACCTCCGAGCTGATTGACAGCAGGCTGTTATCCGGCGGCTTGCCGGATCCGGATCTGCTGATCCGCACCAGCGGAGAAATGCGGCTGAGTAATTTTATGCTCTGGCAGGTCGCGTACAGTGAGTTCTGGTTCACGGATGCATACTGGCCTGAGTTTGACAAGACGCATTTAATGCAGGCTGTTGCCGAATATCAGCGCCGTACACGCCGTTATGGCGGATTGAAGTAG
- the frr gene encoding ribosome recycling factor, with protein MPQTVKKNAEERMEKAIASLKRDLATLRAGRASTALLDRIQVEYYGAPTPVNQLANISTPDSRTLLIQPWDRSSVADIERAIMKSDLGLTPANDGTIIRLSIPPLTEERRTELVKFTKKFGEEAKVAIRNIRRDANDDIKKMEKNGISEDESRGHQEDIQKSTDKFIAEVDKVLLSKEKEIMEV; from the coding sequence ATGCCACAGACGGTTAAGAAAAATGCCGAAGAACGTATGGAAAAAGCGATTGCTTCCCTGAAGCGTGATCTGGCAACCCTGCGTGCAGGACGCGCATCTACAGCGCTTCTGGACCGCATCCAGGTTGAATATTACGGTGCGCCTACCCCGGTTAACCAGCTGGCCAACATCAGCACACCGGATTCACGTACCCTGCTGATCCAGCCGTGGGACAGATCCTCGGTAGCTGATATTGAACGGGCGATTATGAAATCCGACCTGGGTCTTACGCCGGCTAATGACGGTACCATTATCCGTCTGAGCATTCCGCCGCTTACCGAAGAACGCCGTACCGAGCTGGTGAAATTCACCAAGAAGTTTGGCGAAGAAGCGAAGGTAGCGATCCGCAACATCCGCCGTGATGCCAACGATGACATCAAAAAGATGGAGAAGAACGGCATTTCGGAAGATGAATCACGCGGGCATCAGGAAGATATTCAGAAATCAACGGATAAGTTCATAGCTGAAGTCGATAAGGTGCTCTTGTCCAAAGAAAAAGAGATTATGGAAGTATAA